One genomic segment of Dysosmobacter sp. Marseille-Q4140 includes these proteins:
- a CDS encoding TnpV protein, protein MSKLTYTRCGDYYIPDLKLSEQPEAPIGKYGRMRQRYLKEHRPGLYSSLILSEKLYPHLLEIDRAAHERMDAMLPRMMEAAGVTEELKARDPMRWVGLMNTLKAQVEEMICQEFIYI, encoded by the coding sequence ATGAGCAAATTGACTTACACCCGCTGCGGGGATTACTACATCCCCGACCTGAAACTTTCCGAGCAGCCGGAGGCCCCCATCGGCAAGTATGGCCGTATGCGGCAACGCTACCTGAAGGAACACCGGCCCGGCCTTTACAGCAGCCTGATTTTGAGCGAAAAGCTGTACCCGCACCTGTTGGAGATTGACCGGGCGGCGCATGAACGGATGGACGCCATGTTGCCCCGCATGATGGAGGCGGCAGGCGTCACCGAGGAATTGAAAGCCCGTGACCCTATGCGCTGGGTGGGGCTGATGAACACGCTGAAAGCACAGGTGGAGGAAATGATTTGTCAAGAGTTTATTTATATTTAG
- a CDS encoding helix-turn-helix transcriptional regulator produces MIEINHCLIGRFECSFGENSCCYMAEGDLSISSMMKKKSNSCFPLNHYHGISIIINLDELLPEVRQIMELLNIDLHYIQKYICEGNRCCIMRANPSIEHIFSELYHVREKRKPGYMKVKMLELLLFLSDLNTAEEVLQTDYFNQNQVALIKAVASYITEDLTAHHTIEQLSQKFEISTTALKKCFRGVYGTSVYSYLRTYRLQVAKKLLLETELSVTEIASKIGYENPNKFTSAFKEMYGSSPTEFRKSVRLDRSGSVWSGEEI; encoded by the coding sequence ATGATAGAGATTAACCATTGTCTGATAGGACGTTTTGAGTGTAGCTTTGGCGAAAATAGTTGCTGCTATATGGCGGAAGGCGATTTGTCGATCAGCTCCATGATGAAGAAAAAGTCAAATTCGTGTTTTCCGCTGAACCACTATCACGGTATTTCTATCATCATCAATCTGGATGAATTGCTGCCGGAAGTACGGCAAATCATGGAGCTATTGAATATTGATTTGCACTACATACAAAAATATATTTGCGAAGGAAACCGTTGCTGCATCATGCGGGCCAATCCGTCTATTGAACATATTTTTTCGGAACTTTATCATGTCCGGGAAAAAAGAAAACCAGGATACATGAAAGTCAAAATGCTGGAACTGCTTCTGTTCTTAAGTGATCTCAATACGGCAGAAGAAGTTTTACAGACGGATTATTTCAATCAAAATCAGGTCGCATTGATTAAAGCAGTAGCGTCCTATATTACGGAGGACTTGACAGCACATCATACGATTGAACAGCTTTCCCAGAAATTCGAGATTTCTACAACAGCATTGAAAAAGTGCTTTCGAGGCGTCTATGGAACCTCTGTCTATTCTTATCTTCGTACCTATCGGCTTCAAGTCGCCAAAAAATTGTTGCTGGAAACCGAGTTGTCAGTAACGGAGATTGCAAGTAAAATCGGATATGAAAATCCGAATAAATTCACTTCTGCCTTCAAAGAAATGTATGGCAGCTCTCCGACGGAATTCAGAAAGAGTGTCCGTTTGGATAGAAGCGGGTCCGTATGGAGTGGCGAAGAAATCTGA
- a CDS encoding MptD family putative ECF transporter S component, producing MENEKSTGNKYTVKDAAIIGIFCAVMFVVFMVYSTLTGASLFYSMIFNAAGAALILAPFYVYMCMKVGKHGPAFVYNIMWAIIAGLMMGPFMIPWFLGGGIIAELSMCGKDAYHDIKRVSISWVITALVRAAHGMSEIWFFKDAFLATGVSEQQVQVQTQYYTDPKYVLLSLAVTAILAVLGCMISNKLIVKHFRKSGAIK from the coding sequence ATGGAAAATGAAAAATCGACAGGTAACAAGTACACTGTCAAAGACGCGGCAATCATCGGTATCTTCTGTGCGGTCATGTTCGTTGTATTTATGGTCTATTCGACCCTGACCGGCGCTTCACTGTTCTATTCCATGATTTTTAACGCCGCAGGTGCGGCACTTATCCTCGCACCGTTCTATGTTTATATGTGCATGAAAGTCGGCAAGCATGGCCCCGCTTTTGTCTACAATATCATGTGGGCAATTATCGCCGGATTGATGATGGGGCCGTTTATGATTCCGTGGTTTTTGGGCGGCGGTATCATCGCAGAGCTTTCCATGTGCGGAAAGGATGCCTACCATGACATTAAGCGTGTGTCCATTTCGTGGGTAATCACGGCATTGGTTCGCGCTGCACATGGTATGTCAGAAATTTGGTTTTTCAAAGACGCATTTCTTGCCACCGGCGTCAGTGAGCAGCAGGTTCAGGTTCAGACCCAGTATTACACCGATCCGAAGTACGTCCTTTTGAGCCTGGCTGTCACCGCTATCCTGGCCGTCCTTGGCTGCATGATTAGCAACAAACTGATTGTGAAGCACTTCAGAAAGAGTGGCGCGATTAAATAA